A portion of the Micromonospora vinacea genome contains these proteins:
- a CDS encoding tetratricopeptide repeat protein, translated as MSSGFGELTDQAHHLVSSGDLAGAQQLLSDALTDADPSPANATPELAEAASLQARVLIALGEPHSARGWAAFAYAATTRLHGRADPRTVAAAATLAAVLHRVGSHSRAARLYQEVIIELTAQDGPESLRVLAAHADLATVEYARGQCTVARDRLQDAWELHREVYGDGHPSGIKMLARLGAMQRDCGQFAEAHDNLALARELCRQHLPADDPLATQVAALARSAANPDHACADNPATARDTPVVPAARVPPHGDGPAESVYHPPAAATHHAGAVPNPRLPSDEAVGSTGGRWSTEPVDEPSPHPTDPPMPPSVVGLAGGTEEQPGVYRLHRPAAPTDPYAPSDPYPRADPYGQVEPYTPSRLLPVPVHRAPPEQRNRLVPVLVAGVVVVLLGAAAVIAGVARVDGDDEPTPPPASASPTAGASASTAPGPGGTAPTSAAAAAPPGTPPSAVTLRDNRDSIALNWTYPAGSEGPVVIAGGRTGQTHNIFATLPAGTTSFVIYALNRTNDFCFTVAVAWSTDTVARSKQVCTRRR; from the coding sequence GTGTCTTCCGGCTTCGGTGAACTGACTGATCAGGCGCACCACCTCGTGTCCTCCGGCGATCTGGCCGGCGCACAGCAACTGCTGTCCGACGCGCTCACCGACGCCGACCCCAGCCCGGCCAACGCCACCCCCGAACTGGCCGAGGCGGCCAGCCTCCAGGCGCGGGTGCTGATCGCCCTCGGTGAGCCGCACTCGGCCCGAGGGTGGGCCGCCTTCGCGTACGCGGCCACCACCCGCCTGCACGGCCGCGCCGACCCGCGCACGGTGGCCGCCGCGGCGACCCTGGCCGCGGTGCTGCACCGGGTCGGCAGCCACTCGCGGGCGGCGCGGCTCTACCAGGAAGTCATCATCGAGCTGACCGCACAGGACGGCCCGGAGTCGCTGCGGGTGCTCGCCGCGCACGCCGACCTGGCCACCGTCGAGTACGCGCGCGGCCAGTGCACGGTGGCCCGCGACCGCCTCCAGGACGCCTGGGAGCTGCACCGCGAGGTGTACGGCGACGGGCACCCCAGCGGCATCAAGATGCTGGCGCGGCTCGGGGCGATGCAGCGCGACTGCGGTCAGTTCGCCGAGGCACACGACAATCTGGCGCTCGCCCGTGAGCTGTGCCGGCAGCACCTGCCCGCCGACGACCCGCTGGCCACCCAGGTGGCGGCCCTGGCCCGGTCGGCGGCGAATCCCGACCATGCCTGCGCCGACAACCCGGCCACGGCCCGGGACACGCCTGTCGTGCCGGCCGCCCGCGTCCCACCGCACGGCGACGGACCGGCCGAATCCGTCTACCACCCGCCGGCTGCCGCGACCCATCACGCCGGGGCGGTTCCGAACCCCCGGCTACCCTCCGACGAAGCGGTCGGATCGACGGGCGGCAGATGGTCGACCGAACCGGTGGACGAGCCCTCGCCCCACCCCACCGACCCTCCGATGCCCCCGTCGGTGGTCGGGCTGGCCGGCGGCACGGAGGAGCAACCCGGGGTGTACCGGCTGCACCGACCCGCCGCCCCCACCGACCCGTACGCGCCGTCCGACCCGTACCCGCGGGCGGACCCCTACGGGCAGGTCGAGCCGTACACGCCGTCGCGACTGCTGCCGGTGCCCGTGCACCGCGCGCCGCCGGAGCAGCGCAACCGGCTGGTGCCGGTGCTGGTGGCCGGCGTGGTCGTGGTGCTCCTCGGCGCGGCGGCGGTGATCGCCGGGGTGGCCCGGGTCGACGGCGACGACGAGCCGACCCCGCCGCCGGCCAGCGCCTCCCCCACCGCCGGCGCGTCGGCCAGCACTGCCCCCGGCCCGGGCGGCACGGCACCCACGTCCGCTGCCGCCGCGGCACCGCCCGGCACCCCACCCAGCGCGGTGACCCTGCGCGACAACCGGGACAGCATCGCGCTGAACTGGACCTACCCGGCCGGCAGCGAGGGCCCGGTGGTCATCGCGGGCGGCCGCACCGGCCAGACC